Within Pelistega ratti, the genomic segment TATCAAGTACAACAAGGTGTGCTAGGTAACCCCCGTGATTTTATTAATCCTACGCCTCATATGAGTTTAGTTTGGGGGGATGAAAATATTGCATTCCTTAAAAAACGTTATGATGCCTTGATTAAAAATCCCCTCTTCTACGGAATGGAATTTTCTACAGATCAAGAGAAAATTAAAGAATGGGCTCCTTTAACAATGGAAGGTCGTGATCCTAACCAAAAAGTAGCCGCTACCTATATGCCACTCGGAAATGATGTTAATTTTGGCGTTATCACGACCCAATTAGCAGCAAACCTTCAGAAAAAAGACTCTTTCCATCTTCACCTTAAACATGAAGTCCGTGGTTTAGAGCAAAATGAAGATAAAACATGGAATGTCGCTGTTTATGATTTAAACACAAACACACAAAAAACCATTAAAGCAAAATTTGTCTTTATTGGTGCAGGTGGTGCGGCATTAAAAATGCTTCAACTTTCTGGTATTCCTGAAGCTAAAAACTACGCAGGCTTTCCTGTAGGTGGTCAGTTCCTCTATTTTGAAGAGCCTGAAATTGCTAATCGCCACCACGCTAAAGTCTATGGTCAGGCAGAAACAGGCGCTCCGCCTATGTCAGTACCACACTTAGATAGTCGCTACCTTGATGGAAAACGTGCCATTTTATTTGGGCCTTTTGCCTTATACAGCACCAAATTCCTTAAATCTGGCTCATGGTTCGACCTATTCTCATCCATGAATACCGATAATATCCTTGGTATGCTAACAGTAGGGGTGCATAATCTTGATCTTGTTAAATACCTTGTCGAACAAAATACCTTATCGATGGATGACCGACAAGCTGAACTTATCCGCTACTATCCTAATGCTAAACAAGCGGATTGGAAATTAATCACTGCTGGTCAGCGTGTTCAGATTATTAAAAAGCGTGAAGATGGCTCTTCTGTTCTACAATTTGGTACAGAAGTTGTCGTTGATCAAGATCGTACATTAGCTGCCTTATTGGGGGCTTCTCCTGGCGCATCAACCTCTCCTCCTATTATGCTAAAACTGATGGAACAAGTATTCCCTGTTCAAATGAAGCAAGACTGGGCGGAAAAAATTAAAACAATCATTCCTTCATACGGACAAAAAATTAATTCTAGTGCAGAATTAACCAATCAAATTCGTCGTATGACAAGTGATATACTACAACTACCTTATATTGATGTCCCTACACATCTAGGGCAAGAACCAGTAGTAGAACCTACACCAACAAGTGCTGCACCCTCTCGAAATTTAAACAATGAGATGCAAGCACCTTAAAGGGTAAGCATCAATTTTAGTAATGTTATCTTAAATAAAAACCTCTTATTTATCACAAATGAGAGGTTTTTTATTATTGAAGTGTACGCTGATAGATATTAAATCACCCGATACTCTTTATGTAAGGCTTTTTGCACAGCAGGTCTTGCTTCTATTTGTTTTGCCCAACGTAATAGATGAGTATATTGTTGAACATTTAAGAACTCTGCAGCCTCATACAAAGCCCCCAATACTAATCGTCCGTACCAAGGCCAAATAGCTATATCAGCAATACTATACTCATCACCACAAATAAAGGATTTATCCGCTAGGTGTTTATCCAATAAATCTAATTGACGTTTGGTTTCCATTGTAAATCGGTTAATTGGATACTCCAATTTTTCAGGAGCATACGCATAAAAGTGTCCAAAGCCACCACCTACGTAAGGCGCACTACCCATTTGCCAAAATAACCATGACAGGCAAGTTGTACGACCTGCTAACGTTGTAGGAATAAACACATTAAATTTATCCGCTAAATACAATAAGATCGCACCAGACTCAAAGACAGGCTGAGCTGGTTCTACAGAATAATCTTTTAAGGCAGGAATTTTTGAATTCGGATTAATAGCAACAAAATTACTTCCAAACTGATCCCCTTGAGAGATATTAATTTTATAAAGGTCATATTCAGCACCCGTAATCCCCTTTGCTAAAAGTTCCTCTAATAGCATAACCACTTTAATCCCATTAGGCGTACCCAAGGAATAAAGTTGAAGAGGCGCATTTCCTTTTGGTAGCGTTTGCTCAAAAGTAGCTCCTGCCGTAGGTCTATTGGTACTGGCAAACTGCCCACCATTTGGACTATCCCATTTCCATACTTTTGGCGGTGTATAGGCTTGTGTTGTCATCATCACTCCTTAATAATTAAAAATAATCGACTAACATCTGCTAGTCCTTAACAATATTGATACATCAACCTATATTAAACATACCATATAAAAAGTCCTATCTATCAAAGAATTCCCCCTTCATTACGCTCTCTTATTTATTGAATAGTTTTGATACAGTCATTTTGAAATCATATTGACCTATTTTCTATGCGATGACGATACGAACTATTATCTTCTTTTATTTATTAAAAAGAGATATACCTTCCTCTATTTTGTTGCTTGCTATTCTTAGAAAAGCATGAAAAAATACTATTTTCTGTTGATTCTGATTGATTATGCAGCATACACTCACGGCGGATAATTTACTTTCTACCTATAAAGCAATTACCAACATATTTTCATCTCAAACGATTTTCCCATCACACTATCAGCAGCATCAACATCTAGGCGATATTGCACATCTGTATAAGGCATTCTTTTTTGATGCCTTTGGTGTACTTAATATAGGGGAAAAAGCAATCCCTTTAGCTGTAGAACGTATTCAAGATTTAAGACAAAAGGGCAAAAAGCTTTTTATTGTTAGTAATGCCGCTAGTGTGACAAAAGATCAACTATATAAAAAATATACAACATTAGGATTTGATTTTACGCCTGAAGAAATTATCAGCAGTAGAGATGCACTTGCTGTCTATCTCCGTCAACACCCCGTTGAATATTTTGGTGTTATTGCCCCTCAACAGACTAATCTATCTGATTTACAAGGTTCATTTATTAATCTTCAAGAAAATACTGACTCTATCGATCAATTAAACGGTTTTTTACTCTTATCAAGCCAAGACTGGACAGCAACCCAACAACAGCAACTTATCCAAAGTTTACAAAAAAAGAAACGCCCTATTCTCTTGGCAAATCCTGACTTAGTTGCTCCACGAGAACATAACTTTTCTATAGAACCGGGATTGCTCGCCTACGATATTTGGAAAAAAACAGGGATTAAAGCACTCCCTTTTGGAAAACCCTATGCCAATATTTTTGACATTGCCAAAGCAAAGCTCCCTAAAGACATTCATCTCCAGCAGGTCTTAATGGTAGGTGATACTTTATTTACAGATGTCCTTGGTGGCTGTATGGCAGGTGTCAATACTGCTATGGTTACTGACAATGGGTTTGCCAGTATGATTGATTGGAAAAGTACAATTCAAGAAACAAAAATCTGTCCCAACCATATTATTCATTTTATTTAAGTTTCAAAATAAATATTAAGCACTTCATAAGGTGAATTTATGATTATTTACTCTACACTCACCTTATGAATATTATTAAAATCTAAGTATATCGATTAACTATTTACCCCAGAACCAGGCATACGCAAACGTTCACCTGTTCTAATAGATCGTTCTCCTAGATTATTTAATGCACGAATATCATCTACTGTTGTACCATAACGTTTAGCAAGCGAATACAAGGTTTCTCCTGCCAATACCGTGTGTACCATCGGTGAAGGGCTACGTTGTGCATACATCGCTGTACTAGCAGGTCTAACCATACCCGCTGATTGACGTGTTGAATAATCTGCTGTTATTGCCGTTGCTCTATCAACAGCATTAGTTGCTACTGTTCTAGCACCAGCCGCATTAGGCATATTGACTGATGAGCGAGCTACTAAACTACCAATCAAATCTTCTTGATCTGATGATGCTGTGCTCGCTCGCAAAGAAGGGGTTGGCACACTAGGTGTATTAGCAACTATCATACGATTTGCAGAAGTAGAAGGGTTTCCTAAACGAATAGCCGTATTGTTTTGACGTAGAGCAGGTGCTTCAGGCATATTGACTTGATTACTTGCTAACATCGTACCACTTGCTGCGATAGGATTTTGTATATCTCTAGTATCAATACCAGAAGGGGAAGCCGTTGGAGAAACCCCCGTACCTTTTGGCACAATCATTGTTTGATAGGCCACCGCATTTTGTTGTTTACGACCATAGCCATTTAATGACTTTAACTTATCTACTGAAATACCATGACGTTGTGCAATGCTTGCTAAAGACTCATTAGAAGATGGGGTATATCCTTGCCAAGAAGAAAGCTCCCCTTTATGTTTACTCAAGTTTTTCTTATATTGTTCTGCATTTTTCTTAGGTAAGAGAATACGAGGCTGATGTTGTGCAAGCATCACGGGGCGTTTATTTGATGAATTTAATAAACGAAACTCTTCTTCTGAAATCCCTGCAAGGCGAACGATCATACTCACATCAATATCTTTACTTTTGGGGACTTCCACAAAATACGGGGTATCTGGAATATTAGGTAAACTGATACCATATTTAGCAGGATTAGCAATAATCCGCTTAATCGCCATCAACTTAGGCACATAATTACGGGTTTCATCTGGCATACGTAAAGACAAATAGTCTGTCTGTAATCCTTGTGAAGCATTACGATCTCTTGCTCGGCGAACAGCCCCCTCACCCCAGTTATAAGAAGCTAAGGCTAAGTGCCAATCCCCCCCTTGAAATTCATAGAGGTATGATAAATAATCCAGTGCCGCTCGTGTCGAATGGACGGGATCTCGGCGTTCATCTTTCCACCAGTTTTGCGCTAATTTATAGTGCGTACCAGTACTCGGAATAAATTGCCATAATCCAGCGGCTTTAGAGCGTGATAGTGCCGTAATATTATAAGCACTCTCTACAAATGGTAAAAGTGCTAGCTCAGATGGCATACCGCGTTTTTCTAGTTCTTTAGCAATATAGTAAATATATGGACGTGAACGTTGTGCCATTAATTGAACAGATTGTGGGCGAGCAGCATAGTAATTAACCCAATAATCCACTTTAGGATCTTTTTTCAATTCAGGCATATCAAAGCCCTTACGTATGCGTTCCCATACATTGGCTTGTTGTCTATTCAATTCCGCATTCGCATGAGCAGAACGGTGGGATTTATGCGTTGATGCACAGCCCGTCATCACTACCGTTGCGACAATAACCGCATAACGTAAGATTTTCATCATATTCTCTAAAAACTATTTTTCCATTCACGCAAAGCTGCTAGCACCGCTTCAGGAGAAGATAAGGGATGCCCCTTATAGTGTTCAGCTGCACGCTTAATTTCACGCTGTTCAACCCTTAAAAAAGGATTAACATTTAACTCTCGAGCCAATGTTGTCGGAAGGGTTGGTAAACCTTGATTACGCAAAGCCTCTGCCTCTTGCTTCCACTGTTGTAAGACCTGATTATCAGGATCGACAACTTGTGCCCATTTAATATTTGATAATGTATATTCATGTGCACAAAACAACAAGCTATTTTCACTCATTTTTTTAAATTTATCAAGGCTTTGGAGCATTTGTCTAGAATTTCCTTCAAATAATCTTCCTGAACCACAAGAAAATAGCGTATCCCCACAAAAAATCATTGTTGGATAGTTCTCTGCCATCGCAATATAAGCCACATGATCAAGGGTATGACCAGGGACATTTAGGACATGAAAAGCAATCGGTATAAAGGGAGGGTTGATAATATCTCCCTCTTGCACATAATGATGAATTCCTTTAATACCAGATCCTTTAGGACCATATACCTTAGCACCCGTTTCATCTACTAAAGCAAGAACACCGCCTGTATGATCAGCATGGTGGTGTGTAATCAATATTTGTTGTAAATTTAGCTTATTTTCTTGTAAAAATAAGAGAACTGGCTCTTTTTGTCCAGGGTCAATCACACAAGCATTGTTGTTATAAATAATTATCCATATATAATTATCATTAAAAGCAGAAATAGGTTTAATTTGAATTCTCATATCAATAAGGCATCATTAATGGATAAAGCGTTAGCCCAGCAATTGTATCAATGGTTTAATACCGAATTAGGTAAATCTATTCTTCAGTACGAACAAGAAAAATTAAATGAAAAAATCAATAATTTATTTGGTTATCTTGCTGTACAACTCGGTATGCCATCTGTTGATTTTTTAGCAGAAAACCGTATCCGTCACAAATGGATTGTAGCAAGTTTTGATAATTCTTGTGCAACTTACCCTGCTCCTTATGTACAAGGGATAAGCGGTCGTATTCCCCTAGAAGACCACTCTACAGACCTTATTTTACTCCCTCATACACTTGAACTACATAAAAACCCGACTAAATTACTTGAAGATGTTCATCGTGTTTTAGTTCATAATGGCCATGCTGTTATCATTGGTTTTAATCCAAATCATCTATGGGGTTTGCGTCGTTTATACAAATCTGCAGCAACCAGCCCTATTCCATACCATCGCTTAATTTCCCAATATCGTATTAAAAACTGGTTTAAACTACTGGATTTTGAGATAGTGGATAATACCCAAAAAACAGATAAGAAACCATTAAAGTTAAACTATTGGCAATTTATTGCTAATAATCCGTGGCTGGCTAAGGAAGGGGCTTTTTATATTTTAGTTGCTAAAAAAAGAACCCTTGGTCTTCATCTGATTGGACCCGCACTCAAAAAAAATCAACATAAGAACATTATTGTCGTTACTCAACAGGTACATAAAAAATGAGTACAGAATTTATTGATATTTGGACTGATGGTGCTTGTAAAGGCAACCCGGGTCCTGGCGGATGGGGGGCTGTTTTACAATATGGCCCCCATACAAAAGAAATTTATGGCGGAGAAAAAGAGACCACCAATAACCGTATGGAAATGACAGCAGTTATTGAGGCATTAAAACTGCTTAAACGTCCTTGTAAAATCCGACTACATATTGATTCCCAATATGTTAAAAAGGGTATAACCGAATGGATAGAAAACTGGAAGAAAAAAGGTTGGAAAACCGCAGATAAAAAACCCGTCAAAAATCAAGAACTGTGGCAAGCACTTGATACACTACGCCAGCAACACGACATCACTTGGATTTGGGTAAAAGGACACGCTGGTGATGTAGGTAATGAAAGAGCAGATGCCTTGGCAAACCAAGGCATTGCTGAGCTAGCTTGATGATTTATTCAATACACCCTGCACGGCGAGCATGGACACGATAAGCATCTGCCGTGGTGTTTTCTTGATATTGCGCCAGAAAGTTTTCGCCTGGATTACGTTTAACCGTAGGACTTTTAATAATATGTCCCATAATTTGAGCACATTCTGCTGTTTTTGTCTCATCAACAGGAGCATGAGTACACGCTGCTAATAAAACAATAAGGGGAAATATAATTTTTTTCATTTATGCCTCTTTATACAAAAGATTTATCTATTTTACACGATTGTTTTTTGTAGTTGAGTAATTTTTATAGAATAGGGTTATCCTGTTTCAGAACAATCTATACCAAACTATATGACAAGAAATCATATCCTATTTCTACCTTCTATTTTTATCAATAAATAAAACTTATTATTACGTTAGCGTAACAATAAGGATTTAGCCCCCTTTGCTATTTCTTCTCCTATCCACTACAATACTCTTTTTTACTAAAAGATTAAACTCACCATGACAAAAGTAACGATTTACCATAATCCCAAGTGTAGCACTTCTCGTAATACCTTAGCCTTAGTTAGAGAAGCAGGGATTGAACCAACTATTATTGAATACCTCAAAAATCCTCTTGATAAAGCAGGTATCGTACAAATTCTTAAAGATTCTGGTCTTAGTGCCAAAGCCCTTATTCGTACAAAAGAAACGTTATATCAAACACTTAATTTAGATAACGCTACCGAAGAGCAACTTATTCAAGCTATGGTAGAGCATCCTGTCTTAATGAATCGTCCTATTGTTGTGACAGAAAAAGGAACACGCCTTGCTCGCCCAATTGAACTTGTCAAAGAGATTTTATAAACATAGCGGTATAAAATTTCTATTTTTAGAATAAAAGTATATTACCGCTCTTATACTTTGCTTAAGAAAACGAATACCTCTCTAAAGTATTCGTTTAACAAACAGTAGGATCTTTAAAGTACCATCGTTGAGCAATCTTAATAAAAGTAGAAACCTCATAATGTACTTTTAGCTCGCCCTCCTCTTGATAATAGGCTTCAAACGTTACTTTCGCCTGATGTGTCCCTTGTAAGTGTTTTGTTTGTATTACCTTTAATCCTTGCCAATCAGTTTGTATACTCCATTGTCGAATTGCCTCATAATCAAGCTGTTTTTGTTGAATCGGTAATGTAGTTTGAATAATATAATCAATCTGGTGTAATACATAAGCACTATAACGAGAACGCATAAGTTGCTCTGCTGCTTTAGGGAATTGCTGCCACAAATGAAACGGCTCACAACAGACAGTATATGGTTGATATGAACCACAAGGACATTGTTTAGACACGTTTTTTTCCTATTATTAAGACACGATACCTTATATTAAACCGATATATTTCAAAAGTGATATACCTAGATGCTACCTTAGTACCAATAGTCATCGTCTCTAATGACTTACCGTTTTTGAAAAAACATTGATAATAATAACACCTGCTAAGATAAAACCTAAACCAATGATAGCAGGTATATCTAATGTTTGTTTATATAAGAAATATCCGATAATAGCGAGTAGGACTATCCCTGCACCAGACCAAATAGCATAAGCAATACCAAGTGGAATTTGTCGTAAAGCAAGTGATAACATATAAAAACAAATAATATAGCTCATCACTGTTATTACACTTGCTCCTAATTTAGTAAATCCATTAGAAGCTTGTAAGGCAGAAGTAGCAATAATTTCAAAACAAATAGCTATCGCTAAATATACCCATGACATAAAATTCTCCAAAGAATAACCAAGCTCGTATTATAACCATTTTGCCCCTATTAATAATTTTTAGAAATGATATAGTTGCAAGGCACAAAAACTATCTCATCCTCATACTAAAAAAGGTAAACCTTCATAAAAGATTTACCTTTTAAGCAAATGATTCATTTATTGTTTTATATACTTCTACAATAAGGACGCATTTAATAAGTATATTATACACCAAATACTTTAAAACGTTCTTCGTCATTTAAGTATTCTTTTTGACCAGCTGCTGCTTCAATACTACCAAATGGCATTTGAGCACGTAGTTTCCAAGAGCTTGGGATACCCCATTGTTGAGCAACTACCTCATCAATTAGAGGATTGTAGTGTTGAATACTGGCACCAATACCTTTTTCAGCTAAAGCTACCCAAACTGCATATTGAGCAATACCACTTGCCTGTTCTGACCAAATAGGGAAATTCTCAGCATAAGGGGGAAATTGATTTTGGAGATTTTTAATGGTCTCTTGCTCTTCAAAGAAAAGAACAGTACCAAACCCAGCTTTGAATGCACCATTAATTTTTTGTTCAGTATTAGCAAAAGCATCTGCTGGTACAACATTACGAAGAATATCTAATGTAGTGTTCCAAAGTTTTTCATGTGCTTCACCAAATAACACAACAACACGCGAAGTTTGCGAATTAAATGCAGAAGGGGCTTCTTTTACCGTATTTTTAATCAGTTCAACAATTGCTGTTTTCTCTAATTGAACATTTTTCCCTAAAGCATAAATAGAACGGCGTTGTTTTTGTAAATCATAAAATGTTTGGCTCATCTTAGTTCCTTTTTAATAATCTATTTAAAAATTATCTCTGTTAAATAAACAGAAGTATTTTGCATGAATAGATAAATGAAATCAATAGTCTTATAAGGAACATATCATTAACTATTAGTTAATGATTAAACAATTTTATACGATTTAACTATCTACTTTTAGGGAAAAATTGTATAAACTTAGGTGTTAAATACACTAAATCATCCACTTTAAACGTGCTTGATACATCAGTTTGTACCTCAATAAAACGATAGGTACTCGGTTCTAAAATAGTTAAACGTAAAAAAGCACCGACATCATGAATATGTTTAATCACACCTTGTAGCATAGCCTCTTGCTTATCTTGAGAAATAGTCCATTGATACGGACGGATATAAGCCGTAACAGCTGTTCCTACTGGGGTATCAGATAATAAATGTTCTTTATCTAGCTTATAGCGATATTGTTTATAGCACCAAGTGTTATCCGCTATTATCTCCCCTTCAAAAGCATTTACCTCCCCAATAAACTCTGTAACAAATGCGGTTTTAGGCGAATGTTGTAATGTACTTGCATCACCAATTTGCTCAATATTACCATGGTTCATTACCACAATTTGATCTGATATTTCTAATGCTTCTTCTTGATCATGTGTCACCAATAAACTCGTAATATGTAGCTCTTGATGAATATCTCGTAACCATTGACGTAACTCTTTGCGTACCTTAGCATCTAAAGCACCAAAGGGTTCATCTAAAAGTAAGATTTTAGGTTCTACAGCAAGTGAACGAGCCAAGGCAACACGTTGCCGTTGTCCTCCCGATAACTGATGGGGTAAGGCATGAGCAACATGAGGTAGTTGAATAAGTTTGAGTAAATGATGTACTTTTTCACGAATTTCATCCTTAGAAGGACGTAATTTTCTCGGTAAAACATTTAAACCAAAAGCAATATTTTCAAAAACTGACATATGCCGAAATAAAGCATAGTTTTGAAACATAAACCCAATATGCCTATCTTGTACTTTTTGATGCGTTACATCTTGTTCATGTAGAAAAATTTGACCGCTATCCGCTGTTTCCAAACCGGCAATAATCCGTAAAAGCGTTGTTTTTCCACAGCCAGATGGCCCAAGCAAAGAGACCAAAGAGCCTGTTTTCACTTGTAAATCAATGTTCTTTAAGGCATGAAAATCACCAAAAAACTTATTAATCTGTTTAACTTCAATACTCATAATCTTTATTTTATTTGTTTAAATGGATAGTATCTTTTCGATGTTGAAGGTATGTGAGCAAATGCTGCAAAAGCAATGTCAGTAATGCTAAAAAGGCTAATAAACTGGCACAAGCAAATGCCCCAACAAAGTTATATTCGTTATAAAGGATCTCTACTTGCAAAGGTATTGTATTCGTTAAACCACGGATATGCCCTGATACTACACTAACAGCACCAAACTCACCCATTGCTCGTGCATTAGTAAGAATTAAGCCATACAAAAGTGCCCATTTTATATTTGGTAAGGTAACTTTCCAAAAAATTTTCCAAGCAGAAGCACCTAAAATTAATGCTGCCTGCTCTTCTTGATCACCTTGACTTTGCATAAGAGGGATAATCTCTCTTGCCACAAAAGGAAACGTAACAAACAAAGTCGCTAGTACAATACCGGGAACAGCAAAAATAACCTGAATACCATATGATTCTAACCATCCTCCAACATAACTATTTACGCCAAATAGCAACACAAACATAAGACCAGCTACGACAGGAGAGACGGCAAAGGGTAAATCTAATAAAGTGGTAAAAAACTGTTTTCCTCTAAAATCATAGCGTGTTAATAACCATGCTATCGCAATACCAATTACTGCATTTAAGGGGACAACAATCGCTGCTGTTAATAACGTTAGCTTAATAGCTGCTAAGGCATCAGGATCATTCAAAGCCGCCCAATATAAATCTAATCCTTTATTTAATGCCTCCGTAAAAATAGAAATAAGCGGAATAATCAACATCACTAAAAGGAATAGACAAACAACACCTATTAAACTATATTGCACCCATTTTGGCTCAGTTGCTTTATGGGACTGGGATACCGTTCTCATACTCTTGCCCCTAAACGTTTACTTAGTAACCATTGTGCTTTATTAAATATAAATAAAATCACAAAAGAAATTACCAACATAAAGAGAGCAATAGCTGAAGCCCCCTGTGTATCAAACATCTCTAATTTACTCGTAATAATGACAGGTAAAATTTCAGAACTAAAAGGAATATTCCCTGCAATAAAAATCACTGAACCATATTCACCGGTTGCTCGTGCAAATGCCATACCCGATCCCATCACCAAAGCAGGTAATAACTCAGGTAAAATCACTCTTCTAAAAATAGTTAAAGAACCGGCCCCCAATGTTTGAGCGGCTTCCTCAAACTCAACAGATAAATCTTCTAGCACTGGCTGAACTGCCCGAACAATAAAGGGTAAACTCACTACTACCAATGCTAACCAAATA encodes:
- the mqo gene encoding malate dehydrogenase (quinone), yielding MKKFLTSIFSLFILFIIAAIIFLKWPLHKTSIPPAENEEAVDVVMVGGGIMSMTLATYLQELAPDWQIHVFERLDQVALESSNGWNNAGTGHSAFAELNYTPMVNGEVPTTRAVNIAEQFEVSRQFWAYQVQQGVLGNPRDFINPTPHMSLVWGDENIAFLKKRYDALIKNPLFYGMEFSTDQEKIKEWAPLTMEGRDPNQKVAATYMPLGNDVNFGVITTQLAANLQKKDSFHLHLKHEVRGLEQNEDKTWNVAVYDLNTNTQKTIKAKFVFIGAGGAALKMLQLSGIPEAKNYAGFPVGGQFLYFEEPEIANRHHAKVYGQAETGAPPMSVPHLDSRYLDGKRAILFGPFALYSTKFLKSGSWFDLFSSMNTDNILGMLTVGVHNLDLVKYLVEQNTLSMDDRQAELIRYYPNAKQADWKLITAGQRVQIIKKREDGSSVLQFGTEVVVDQDRTLAALLGASPGASTSPPIMLKLMEQVFPVQMKQDWAEKIKTIIPSYGQKINSSAELTNQIRRMTSDILQLPYIDVPTHLGQEPVVEPTPTSAAPSRNLNNEMQAP
- the yghU gene encoding glutathione-dependent disulfide-bond oxidoreductase, whose protein sequence is MMTTQAYTPPKVWKWDSPNGGQFASTNRPTAGATFEQTLPKGNAPLQLYSLGTPNGIKVVMLLEELLAKGITGAEYDLYKINISQGDQFGSNFVAINPNSKIPALKDYSVEPAQPVFESGAILLYLADKFNVFIPTTLAGRTTCLSWLFWQMGSAPYVGGGFGHFYAYAPEKLEYPINRFTMETKRQLDLLDKHLADKSFICGDEYSIADIAIWPWYGRLVLGALYEAAEFLNVQQYTHLLRWAKQIEARPAVQKALHKEYRVI
- a CDS encoding HAD-IIA family hydrolase, whose translation is MQHTLTADNLLSTYKAITNIFSSQTIFPSHYQQHQHLGDIAHLYKAFFFDAFGVLNIGEKAIPLAVERIQDLRQKGKKLFIVSNAASVTKDQLYKKYTTLGFDFTPEEIISSRDALAVYLRQHPVEYFGVIAPQQTNLSDLQGSFINLQENTDSIDQLNGFLLLSSQDWTATQQQQLIQSLQKKKRPILLANPDLVAPREHNFSIEPGLLAYDIWKKTGIKALPFGKPYANIFDIAKAKLPKDIHLQQVLMVGDTLFTDVLGGCMAGVNTAMVTDNGFASMIDWKSTIQETKICPNHIIHFI
- a CDS encoding lytic transglycosylase, encoding MMKILRYAVIVATVVMTGCASTHKSHRSAHANAELNRQQANVWERIRKGFDMPELKKDPKVDYWVNYYAARPQSVQLMAQRSRPYIYYIAKELEKRGMPSELALLPFVESAYNITALSRSKAAGLWQFIPSTGTHYKLAQNWWKDERRDPVHSTRAALDYLSYLYEFQGGDWHLALASYNWGEGAVRRARDRNASQGLQTDYLSLRMPDETRNYVPKLMAIKRIIANPAKYGISLPNIPDTPYFVEVPKSKDIDVSMIVRLAGISEEEFRLLNSSNKRPVMLAQHQPRILLPKKNAEQYKKNLSKHKGELSSWQGYTPSSNESLASIAQRHGISVDKLKSLNGYGRKQQNAVAYQTMIVPKGTGVSPTASPSGIDTRDIQNPIAASGTMLASNQVNMPEAPALRQNNTAIRLGNPSTSANRMIVANTPSVPTPSLRASTASSDQEDLIGSLVARSSVNMPNAAGARTVATNAVDRATAITADYSTRQSAGMVRPASTAMYAQRSPSPMVHTVLAGETLYSLAKRYGTTVDDIRALNNLGERSIRTGERLRMPGSGVNS
- the gloB gene encoding hydroxyacylglutathione hydrolase, with the translated sequence MRIQIKPISAFNDNYIWIIIYNNNACVIDPGQKEPVLLFLQENKLNLQQILITHHHADHTGGVLALVDETGAKVYGPKGSGIKGIHHYVQEGDIINPPFIPIAFHVLNVPGHTLDHVAYIAMAENYPTMIFCGDTLFSCGSGRLFEGNSRQMLQSLDKFKKMSENSLLFCAHEYTLSNIKWAQVVDPDNQVLQQWKQEAEALRNQGLPTLPTTLARELNVNPFLRVEQREIKRAAEHYKGHPLSSPEAVLAALREWKNSF
- a CDS encoding class I SAM-dependent methyltransferase produces the protein MDKALAQQLYQWFNTELGKSILQYEQEKLNEKINNLFGYLAVQLGMPSVDFLAENRIRHKWIVASFDNSCATYPAPYVQGISGRIPLEDHSTDLILLPHTLELHKNPTKLLEDVHRVLVHNGHAVIIGFNPNHLWGLRRLYKSAATSPIPYHRLISQYRIKNWFKLLDFEIVDNTQKTDKKPLKLNYWQFIANNPWLAKEGAFYILVAKKRTLGLHLIGPALKKNQHKNIIVVTQQVHKK
- the rnhA gene encoding ribonuclease HI; this translates as MSTEFIDIWTDGACKGNPGPGGWGAVLQYGPHTKEIYGGEKETTNNRMEMTAVIEALKLLKRPCKIRLHIDSQYVKKGITEWIENWKKKGWKTADKKPVKNQELWQALDTLRQQHDITWIWVKGHAGDVGNERADALANQGIAELA
- the arsC gene encoding arsenate reductase (glutaredoxin) (This arsenate reductase requires both glutathione and glutaredoxin to convert arsenate to arsenite, after which the efflux transporter formed by ArsA and ArsB can extrude the arsenite from the cell, providing resistance.), whose product is MTKVTIYHNPKCSTSRNTLALVREAGIEPTIIEYLKNPLDKAGIVQILKDSGLSAKALIRTKETLYQTLNLDNATEEQLIQAMVEHPVLMNRPIVVTEKGTRLARPIELVKEIL
- a CDS encoding YchJ family protein yields the protein MSKQCPCGSYQPYTVCCEPFHLWQQFPKAAEQLMRSRYSAYVLHQIDYIIQTTLPIQQKQLDYEAIRQWSIQTDWQGLKVIQTKHLQGTHQAKVTFEAYYQEEGELKVHYEVSTFIKIAQRWYFKDPTVC
- a CDS encoding DMT family transporter, which codes for MSWVYLAIAICFEIIATSALQASNGFTKLGASVITVMSYIICFYMLSLALRQIPLGIAYAIWSGAGIVLLAIIGYFLYKQTLDIPAIIGLGFILAGVIIINVFSKTVSH
- a CDS encoding nitroreductase family protein, which encodes MSQTFYDLQKQRRSIYALGKNVQLEKTAIVELIKNTVKEAPSAFNSQTSRVVVLFGEAHEKLWNTTLDILRNVVPADAFANTEQKINGAFKAGFGTVLFFEEQETIKNLQNQFPPYAENFPIWSEQASGIAQYAVWVALAEKGIGASIQHYNPLIDEVVAQQWGIPSSWKLRAQMPFGSIEAAAGQKEYLNDEERFKVFGV